A segment of the Panicum hallii strain FIL2 chromosome 1, PHallii_v3.1, whole genome shotgun sequence genome:
GGTACTGCCGGCAGGTGTTCCAGGAGAAAGCCCTTCCAGACCTTGTGTCTGTGTCGACAACAGCGGCGCTTTTGGGCGTCGTTCCCTTGTGAGGCGTTGTTGTGGTGGCGTGTGCAAATATCGATGGATCTTCGGGTGAAAACCCAATTCGGGCTTGCTGGatgaggcggcgacggcgtctTTGATGTTGTTTTCTTGTTGGAGCATCGTCTTGGAGGTTCTTCGATCTTACTTAGGTACCTCAGTGGCATTAGACGGTTCAGACATTGAGTTTCTAAGAAAACGAGAGATGTGATGGTTTGGTGTTGCGTAGAGGTTTTGCAAGGATGAAACGTGGACGAAGAGAAGGGTTGAAGCTTGGTCTTTGtgatttctttcttttttagAGTTTTTCTTCTTGTATTTTTAGATCCTCGTTTGAGGTTTAGAGGCAAAGAACTCTTGTAACCATTGGCTGTAGACATTCACCTGTGAATGTTCAAGGCCGGGATTTTCCttcattttaaaaaaaaaagcaaaCATGTTCCAGTTGTTCGTTGTGTTGTGAAATGGAGGTCGAGTGCATATTCGCTGTCATGGTGACATCTGGAAACTAGAATGTGAGACTGATTTACTCTAGTTTCAAGTTCAAAAATGGTACTCTTGTCATAATGAATGTCTATTCGAGGTTTGAGGTAATGATGACTTGAAATGTTTTGGGGAAGGTGACGCTAGATTAGAGCAGCGGCTAGATTTAGTTTGATTAATCATTAATGGCTGCCAAACAAAATGCAGAATTCCATGAAAAAAATCTTTGATATGTGTTACCACTAAAGCAGTACCACTTGGTTCATAAAGAGCAGTATTGTCTATAGTTAATTTAATACGTTGCAGCCCATATCTAAAGTGATAATTGGACAATTTGTTTCAATGCCTGATTCTCAACTTGGAGTCACACTGCCAATTAAGCTTTTGTGGGTTTAATTGCTTTGGATGGATCATGGCAAACAAATGGACTCATCACTTTTTTCTCCTGGTTTTTGCCATACTGTTATGTTACTCCAATTGCAATTCTGATTAACTGGTGATATTTGATTACCATGTTGTTTTAAGAAAGCTTAATAAGCACTGCATCAATCCATTGTGGGCAGGTTTATCACTCTAGTTTCATTGATGATGATAGCATCACCAAAGCTTGTGGCTGTCCTTTGCTTCCGCTAAAAACTCATATAAAGGGTCCAGCCCCCACCTCAGACCCAGGTATCCTGTCAACACTTAATACAATTGATGGTTTACTTCCACCGATACAAGAACactgatttttttttctattaCAGATAAAGCGGACATAGTTGATGAAGCCATAACTTTCTTTCGAGCAAATGTTTTCTTCAAAAACTTCCATGTGAAAAGCCCAGCAGACAAGTTACTGATCTATCTGACATTTTACATCAATATTGCCCTGAAAAGATTAGAAGGCTGCAGGACGCTAGCTGTTGGGACCAAGGCCATCATTAATCTGGGCTTGGAGAAAGTTCCTGTGCCTGGGGAACCAGGGTTTCCTTTCCCTGGACTTTTCACTCTTCCCGTATCCCAGGAGGAAGCAGGTATTCAGTTTCATCTACTTCAATTGCATGGCCATATGTATATATTTGAATTAGATTGTCTTTTCTCCGAATAGTTGTAATAAGCTGTTATTCAGTATCTCACCTATGTAGTATTTTGGTTATTTTGTAGACTAGTTGAGTATTTCACCTAAGTATTCATGTTCCCATGGATTGCGAGACAAATTGATGACTAGGCATTTCTCTGTTTAAATTCAGAACTGTTGAGGAATTATTTGAAGCAGATAAGGGAGGAAACAAGTGGAAGACTGCTCAGCTGTGCATACAGAGCTAATGGCTTTCCAAACAAATGGTGGTTGGCATTTGCGAAGAGGAAGTTCATGAACATTGTCATCCTTTAGACGACATAGGTATTTTCAGCAACAGGTTAGAGTTATTTGTAGAAATCCTGGTATCTCTTATGATTATGTGAAGGAAAACAAAGAATCATCCAACATCTGGAGTGAGAAGCCAAAGTTCTTTATGGAAGGATAGATAGGATGCCATAAACTTAATTATCTGCTGCAAATTTGCGATGGATGAAGTGAAAACATAAGCTGTCATGTTGTCTTTGCCTATTTCCCCCTTGTTTATGCCTAAGTCCAAGCTTTTTTTTTTCCGATTAGGCAGTGCAACTCAGACACTCACAAAACACGTATACTTACCCCTATGAACGCTCGTACCCAAACCTCACCCCTATAAGCATCTTTGAAGACCCCTATAAACATCTTTGAAGACTGAGCTGGTAAATTTTCGAAATTAACAAAATCACCACAAACATCTTGCTATCGACGGAACGTCGCCTACCATTAAATTCCAAAAAATTTACTCCCATGGCGAGTCGAACCTGGAACATGAGATGCTACTAACACTTTTGTGACCACTAGCCTAAATCCAAACTTGAAACTGGCCATATTCTCAAACGATGTGTTTAATCTAAAAGACAAGATGACATTTCGTACAGATGTTCTTAATATTTTGCCTGTTGCAAATGTGGCAGTGGCATATATTCTGTAGTTATTAATTATTCATGATCTCCCTAACCCTCGAATGTTCTAAGAGCTGCGTGTTACGTGTACGCCGACCTGCAGCCTCAGCAAGCCATGCCATATTTGCCACAGTTCCAGAGTCACATTGATGAATTTATTAT
Coding sequences within it:
- the LOC112878276 gene encoding actin-related protein 2/3 complex subunit 3; the protein is MVYHSSFIDDDSITKACGCPLLPLKTHIKGPAPTSDPDKADIVDEAITFFRANVFFKNFHVKSPADKLLIYLTFYINIALKRLEGCRTLAVGTKAIINLGLEKVPVPGEPGFPFPGLFTLPVSQEEAELLRNYLKQIREETSGRLLSCAYRANGFPNKWWLAFAKRKFMNIVIL